The nucleotide window ACAAAATGAATTCTGTCCATCTCATGGACTTATGAATACTACGAAGCTCATACAAGCAAAAAAAACTggcaaaaaaatatacaaagtaacataaatataataaatttgataGCAATGTGTAAAAATGGGACAAATACAACAACTGATGTAGTTTTTTAGTTCATATCATCTATAGAGTTGAGTCGTCGAAATATATAGATGACTTTTGGACAAGAGAAGTCCTCAATAAGCGTTTTAAAGTGTATTTCTTATTGGCATTATATTCAGAATATTGGTATTTCCAACAACAATAAACTAAAAATTCacctatttattaataaaatattttaaataatttataaaccaTTGTGGTTTTCCTTCAATTGCTTGGAATTTTTAGATTAGAATTTGGtgagtaaaagaaataataaatattgcatcttccattaaaaaaattttaagatttttaaaaattcatttaagtgattatgaataaatatttgaaacatttatttaaaaaaccaaaatgttagctaaaataATCAATTGGAATTTTTTGCGTGATCattgttccatattttttttacatttttattatgtCGCGAGCCGTGAGTGAAATTGAGCTCAGACTGAAACCATGACAGCTGTCATAAATGCCAATCTTTATCAAAACtataataatcaaatatttttcaaggaaacattaactaattatttttaaGTATCTTTTTAAGGCGTTTAAAATGCACTTTCCTCACTAATCATCACTTCTTTAACATTGATAAAATTGATGGAAAATCTTTCAACAATAGTGGCAGAATCTCTATATGGATGTTCAAACCTTTGCAGAGATAGTGAGGAATTAGTTCCATAGTCCTTCTGAATAAAAGTTTTTATGTAACTATAAATTAGATACATTATCTTTgatattaaattcatatttcgATCGATAGACGGCCATCTTTTTATTCATCCTTTTATAATAAGCAGAATTCAGGACTACCCGAAGAAAATCAAATTTGTAATCGCCTTTAGTAAAATTATAAAGATAACACCTACGGAAAAATAAAAGCACAAATTTACCTGTGGATGAGTGAGGCGTTTGATTATATAAAACACAGCCTTTCGAATGTGCTTTATCCATTCTTTCTTGTCAGCCAAAGCCATGACAGCTGTCAGTGATATCGTTTTCTGGATATGTATCATTTTCTGGATACGTAAAGTGTAAAAATTCTTCTTTTTATGAGATCTGAGATCTTGAATTGATCTTTAATTTATTCCAAATACTTTTAAATGGTCTACCTTAGTAGGCTCTTCtatgcttttttcctatttgccaTGCTGAAAACATTTGATATTGTATCCACTGACACTTTTTTCAAGATACGCAAGCTATCCGTGTGGCCGGAGGTTAACACTTGAACTCTTTAATAGTGTTTAATTGCTAAAAAAGATAACTAAATAAGACTTTGTTTTTTAGCgttaattttttatttgcttcactataaaatacaccaatttcgtcagcattataaacattttcaaagtaacatacatttatttttaaaaaaaataaatttttaagctCCGATTTCTTCTTTGATCTTATCCGGAATAATTCCCAATTCAACAtgaaaaattcttaattttaaattatgCCTTTTTAGGACTTTTCAAGCTATCTTtattggatttgaattcagagagaCAGTTTAAAGCAGTAAATTCAGTTTCTttcgataaaattattttacaattgAAACAAACACCAATAGACTAATCTATCCaggtaattatttcaaatttatttgatGAATATCAAAGTATCGAAAAACGATAACTTCTACAATAAATTGGATTAATTCCAAGAATCttctatttgtttaatttaagATTGTTAATTGCAAACCTCGAAATTGATTTTTTACAAACGCGACGAAAACATAGAGAAGAGTTATCAACAAAATAATGAACAATTTCAACTTTTTAAACACAAGATAATCTGCAGAATTTCGTCTTACAAAAAAGATATGCAATATGAATATTTGAAAACCATTTTTAAACATGGCAAGTGAGAAAATTTGGGcaagaaaaagaattttttacGTAAAAATGCCATTTTTTACCAAAAAAGGAGAATTATAGAAACGGCGAGCAATCGATgataaatttaattcaaatttcattATGAGACACGGTCACTACAGTCCTGAATTTagtggtaaaaaaaagaaagaaaattaaatttaaatctcaAAAGCATGTTCATATAATCATCTATTACCTCCGGGATACTGAGGATTATTTGGAGTAGAATTAACCGTAAAATTATACTAAAAATTGTCCCAAATCACTTCCACCTGAGAAGGATTCATTGCCATTCTTTTTGATGGAGTCGATTCGTTAGTTGAAGAGTACCCTGCCTGGTTGGGCATTCCATGAGGCTGGCCAATCAGGTTGTGGATTGCGTATGGATTGCTTGCAAGGGATTGTTCTGATGTCATCACCACAGGCATCAAAATTGAGTTGGCAGGACCCCGGATTGGTGCAGTTGAagctatttaaatatttaaaataaatatttataatataatttaatatataatacaattatttgaAAATGTTGCCTGAGCTTGTAGTTGATAGTATTGGTTGAGGTAATGCCGACGCTCACGTGTGTGGCCTGTCACTGCCTTTGATGCCCCAAGTTTAGCCCGCCATGACTATAAGCGGGAAATAAATGAGAATTTATGCCTGATCGAGTTCAACAAGGATCTGTTCGTCAAGACCTTCGTTGATGAAGAGATCTTTGACATTTGTGAGGACATTGCTAATTACTGATTGGTAGAAGTGAagctatataaaagaaagaaaaaaagagcaaCATACAACTGGATTAGAGCCTGACATCGCAATTCACTGCTTATATAACAACGATCGAAattaataaaatctatttaatagGTTAACCAGactataaactaaatatatattaataaattacacaattgttaatataaataaacaaatgagaaaGAACCCAAataagataaattaataaatttttttttgcgaTAGAAAATATATGCCTACAGATTTACTATATAATCTATGAgccgaaagaaaataaataaaaagaaatataattttatttaaaaataatatattaattaaatatattaattagaataaataataaaatttattactTACCTGCGTTGTGgttaatttcttttgtgattaaaTCTTTTCGAAAATGCATTTGGATGATCTGCCAGATTATATGTCCGACGATATATTCATTAAATGGTTAATTAAATCAAACATAATTTCTTAGCGACAACATAAAGCCAGGATTACTAACAAGATCAGGCCGTATAAAGCTAGAAATATATCAAAAAACAGAACTATCTAACCAAAACAACCAGAAAATCCATCAATCCAAACGTTCACTACAAGATCAAAGACTAAATGAAGGACTAAACAAACCCCTACCACCAGAAAACGTGGGATTCAAACTCCTTTGCAAAATGGGGTACCAACCTGGGAAGGGACTTGGCCTAACAAAGGGAATTGTGGAGCCACTGCCAGTAGAAATCCCCCAAGGCAAGTCTGGCGTGGGATTTGccacagaaaataaattaaaattaaaaataaactcaaaaataagtttataaacaaccaagaattaaaaatgaatttcaaatca belongs to Octopus sinensis unplaced genomic scaffold, ASM634580v1 Contig15664, whole genome shotgun sequence and includes:
- the LOC115230502 gene encoding uncharacterized protein LOC115230502, with amino-acid sequence MKRSLTFVRTLLITDCDNIKPGLLTRSGRIKLEIYQKTELSNQNNQKIHQSKRSLQDQRLNEGLNKPLPPENVGFKLLCKMGYQPGKGLGLTKGIVEPLPVEIPQAKFSINLLKRFLSAQKSCENLDLSAGVERPVWDYFWPGCLPQDNEELEFLLVFYLHRVAKNMVPHRGSI